A window of the Halobacterium hubeiense genome harbors these coding sequences:
- a CDS encoding NAD(P)-dependent oxidoreductase has protein sequence MDVLLLGASGRIGHRIANELLDRGHAVTGVSRSGDVEGIDDPDFQAVAGDATNAVDVADLAEGHDAVASALGPSEDEDVTVLVEMAEAVVEGMRDADVDRLVWTGGAGGLHVGPDTRLIETEDFPEDWEPVARAAIEAYEVFEDADDLDWTYVAPAALIEPGERTGEYRTAEGELVADEEGDSYISMEDFAVAFADELESGDHVHTYLGTGY, from the coding sequence ATGGACGTGCTTCTACTCGGCGCGAGCGGCCGTATCGGGCACCGAATCGCGAACGAACTCCTCGACCGCGGGCACGCGGTCACGGGCGTCTCCCGCAGCGGCGATGTCGAGGGCATCGACGACCCCGACTTCCAAGCGGTCGCCGGCGACGCCACCAACGCGGTGGACGTCGCGGACCTCGCGGAGGGCCACGACGCGGTCGCGTCCGCCCTCGGTCCCAGCGAGGACGAGGACGTCACCGTGCTCGTGGAGATGGCGGAAGCCGTCGTCGAGGGGATGCGGGACGCGGACGTCGACCGGCTGGTGTGGACGGGCGGCGCGGGCGGGCTCCACGTCGGCCCCGACACGCGCCTCATCGAGACCGAGGACTTCCCCGAGGACTGGGAGCCCGTGGCGCGCGCGGCCATCGAGGCCTACGAGGTGTTCGAGGACGCCGACGACCTCGACTGGACGTACGTCGCACCCGCGGCGCTCATCGAGCCCGGCGAGCGCACCGGCGAGTACCGGACCGCGGAGGGCGAACTCGTCGCCGACGAAGAGGGTGACAGCTACATTTCGATGGAGGACTTCGCGGTGGCGTTCGCCGACGAACTCGAATCCGGCGACCACGTCCACACCTACCTCGGCACCGGCTACTAG
- a CDS encoding ParA family protein, protein MQTEPRAVSVGILKGGFAKTTTALNLARELAHRNERALVVDLDDNGHMTLNLGFEDRYNSTDGDGGNHAEAVLLEGEDPREYVVNVAEGLDLFPAHEDLESVQSALKEATMGTTRLKKDLVDPLLGEEYDYVVIDCPANRGKLNDNAMYATGNLIIPLRPENGYETGLSNTLDRLVEEAREYFELDILAVVPSDLRKRIDQSTRDRKLLREITTRDAIDHLVPNFAYLSESDWAAIDAGDYDGDLPGIRYRASIDDAHQEGVPLRDYDAECDQLAAYDELAQIVERGEVVR, encoded by the coding sequence ATGCAAACGGAACCACGCGCCGTCAGTGTCGGTATCCTGAAGGGTGGATTCGCGAAGACGACTACCGCGCTCAACCTCGCGCGCGAGCTCGCGCACCGCAACGAGCGCGCGCTCGTCGTCGACCTCGACGACAACGGACACATGACGCTCAATCTCGGGTTCGAGGACAGGTACAACAGCACCGACGGGGACGGCGGCAACCACGCGGAAGCCGTCCTGCTCGAAGGTGAAGACCCGCGCGAGTACGTCGTCAACGTCGCAGAAGGTCTGGACCTCTTCCCCGCACACGAGGACTTGGAGAGCGTGCAGTCCGCGCTCAAGGAGGCGACGATGGGGACGACACGACTGAAGAAGGACCTCGTGGACCCGCTGCTCGGCGAGGAGTACGACTACGTCGTCATCGACTGCCCGGCGAACCGCGGGAAGCTCAACGACAACGCGATGTACGCCACCGGCAACCTCATCATCCCGCTGCGACCCGAGAACGGCTACGAGACGGGGCTGTCGAACACGCTCGACCGGCTCGTCGAGGAGGCTCGCGAGTACTTCGAGTTGGACATCCTCGCGGTCGTCCCCTCGGACCTCCGCAAGCGCATCGACCAGTCCACGCGAGACCGCAAGCTCCTCCGCGAAATCACGACGCGGGACGCCATCGACCACCTCGTCCCGAACTTCGCGTACCTCTCGGAGTCAGACTGGGCGGCCATCGACGCCGGGGACTACGACGGCGACCTGCCGGGCATCCGGTATCGCGCGTCCATCGACGACGCCCACCAGGAGGGCGTGCCGCTGCGCGACTACGACGCCGAGTGCGACCAGCTCGCGGCCTACGACGAGCTCGCGCAAATCGTCGAGCGCGGGGAGGTGGTCCGGTAA
- a CDS encoding aldehyde dehydrogenase family protein, translating to MSLELSIEADWSAQYIDGEWVPAESGETIAVEDPSTREVVAEVPEGTEADVNRAYEAAAEAQTEWAQAPPARRQEVLQNVFHLLEEHEDEIVGLLGREAGGSAIMGGTSVHLASDQTSEAATLPRRMKGEHADSNIPSKENIVERQPKGVVTVISPWNFPLNLSMRAVAPAIAAGNSVVLKPATNTPIVGGLLIAKLFEEAGLPEGVLNVVTGRGSEIGDRVASHPESDVVAFTGSTPVGRHVAGLAGENLAVPAMELGGNNAHIVTADADLDQAVDAAAFGSFVHQGQVCISINRHLVHEDVYDEYVRKLTERAESLPVGSAHDPETVVGPIIDESQRDEMLEYVEETIDAGATLETGGETADVEGVEDSLVVKPTVLSGVTNDMSAACFEHFGPIAPVIPFSDVDEAVELANDTEYGLSGSVHAGDLGTGREIANRMDTGMVHVNDQPINDEAHVPFSGTNASGVGGYNTTDFLEEVTEQKWISVQHEPREYPF from the coding sequence ATGTCACTCGAACTCTCTATCGAGGCGGATTGGAGCGCGCAGTACATCGACGGCGAGTGGGTACCCGCAGAGAGCGGGGAGACCATCGCCGTCGAGGACCCATCGACGCGCGAGGTCGTCGCGGAGGTGCCGGAGGGAACGGAAGCGGACGTGAACCGAGCGTACGAGGCCGCTGCTGAGGCCCAGACGGAGTGGGCGCAGGCGCCGCCGGCGCGACGACAGGAAGTACTGCAGAACGTCTTCCACCTCCTCGAAGAACACGAGGACGAAATCGTGGGTCTGCTCGGACGGGAGGCGGGCGGCTCCGCAATCATGGGCGGGACGTCGGTCCACCTCGCGAGCGACCAGACGAGCGAGGCGGCGACGCTGCCGCGGCGGATGAAGGGCGAGCACGCCGACTCGAACATCCCCAGCAAGGAGAACATCGTCGAACGACAGCCGAAAGGCGTCGTCACCGTCATCTCACCGTGGAACTTCCCCCTGAATCTCTCGATGCGCGCGGTCGCGCCCGCCATCGCCGCTGGGAACAGCGTCGTCCTCAAGCCCGCCACGAACACGCCCATCGTGGGCGGTCTCCTCATCGCGAAGCTCTTCGAGGAAGCCGGGCTTCCCGAAGGCGTGCTGAACGTGGTGACGGGGCGGGGTTCGGAAATCGGTGACCGCGTCGCCAGCCACCCCGAGAGCGACGTGGTCGCGTTCACCGGCTCGACGCCCGTCGGCCGCCACGTCGCGGGGCTCGCCGGCGAGAACCTCGCGGTACCCGCGATGGAACTCGGCGGCAACAACGCCCACATCGTGACCGCGGACGCGGACCTCGACCAAGCCGTCGACGCGGCAGCGTTCGGCTCGTTCGTCCATCAGGGCCAGGTCTGTATCTCCATCAACCGCCACCTCGTTCACGAGGACGTCTACGACGAGTACGTCCGGAAACTCACCGAGCGCGCGGAGTCGCTGCCCGTCGGCAGCGCGCACGACCCCGAGACGGTCGTCGGGCCCATCATCGACGAGTCCCAGCGCGACGAGATGCTCGAGTACGTCGAGGAGACTATCGACGCGGGCGCGACGCTGGAGACCGGCGGTGAGACCGCCGACGTGGAGGGCGTCGAGGACTCGCTGGTCGTCAAGCCCACTGTCCTCTCGGGCGTGACAAACGACATGTCTGCGGCGTGCTTCGAGCACTTCGGTCCCATCGCGCCCGTCATCCCGTTCTCGGACGTGGACGAAGCGGTCGAACTGGCCAACGACACCGAGTACGGCCTCTCCGGGAGCGTGCACGCGGGCGACCTCGGTACTGGTCGGGAGATCGCCAATCGGATGGATACCGGGATGGTCCACGTCAACGACCAGCCCATCAACGACGAGGCTCACGTCCCGTTCAGCGGGACGAACGCCTCCGGCGTCGGCGGCTACAACACCACGGACTTCCTCGAGGAGGTCACCGAGCAGAAGTGGATCAGCGTCCAGCACGAGCCCCGCGAGTACCCGTTCTGA